A DNA window from Lepidochelys kempii isolate rLepKem1 chromosome 9, rLepKem1.hap2, whole genome shotgun sequence contains the following coding sequences:
- the RNF228 gene encoding RING finger protein 228 → MAELAEKGSGSLGAAGGRQQQDGGAADGGGAEEEARAANPPNYEDYECKICYNYFDLERRAPKLLECLHTFCQECLSQLHLRAAQRPPPAQPGPPGAAPWRAGASGTICCPVCRHRTALPDQRVHSLPVNTKLAEAFPLQLRARDPLPQDSLPPAPRPAAGPQPRAAPHEAGPAPRPQRRGPRSAGGGYESCQSCKRAALSAGCVCVVFSFLSMVVLLFTGLIFVNQYGGEPGPGGPASPSPVGPICLSVASILALFSVVVTWLICWLKYRPEAGAGAAPGSGTPRGRAAAAAGGRRSHT, encoded by the coding sequence ATGGCCGAGCTGGCGGAGAAGGGCAGCGGCAGCCTAGGGGCGGCGGGCGGGCGGCAGCAGCAGGATGGGGGGGCGGCGGATGGCGGGGGGGCGGAGGAAGAGGCCCGGGCCGCCAACCCCCCTAACTACGAGGACTACGAGTGCAAGATCTGCTACAATTACTTCGACCTGGAGCGGCGCGCGCCCAAGCTGCTGGAGTGCCTGCACACCTTCTGCCAGGAGTGCCTGAGCCAGCTGCACCTGCGGGCcgcccagcgccccccgcccgCGCAGCCCGGCCCGCCGGGCGCTGCGCCGTGGCGGGCCGGGGCCAGCGGCACCATCTGCTGCCCGGTGTGCCGCCACCGCACCGCCCTGCCCGACCAGCGCGTGCACAGCCTGCCCGTCAACACCAAGCTGGCCGAGGCCTTCCCCCTGCAGCTGCGGGCCCGCGACCCGCTGCCCCAGGACAGCCTGCCGCCCGCGCCGCGCCCCGCCGCCGGCCCCCAGCCGCGCGCCGCGCCCCACGAGGCGGGCCCAGCCCCGCGGCCGCAGCGCCGCGGCCCGCGCTCCGCGGGCGGGGGCTACGAGAGCTGCCAGAGCTGCAAGCGGGCGGCGCTGAGCGCGGGCTGCGTGTGCGTGgtcttctccttcctctccatGGTGGTGCTGCTCTTCACCGGCCTCATCTTCGTCAACCAGTACGGGGGGGAGCCGGGGCCCGGCGGCCCGGCCTCGCCCTCCCCCGTGGGGCCCATCTGCCTCTCGGTCGCCAGCATCCTCGCCCTCTTCTCCGTCGTGGTCACCTGGCTCATTTGCTGGCTCAAGTACCGACCCGAGGCGGGGGCCGGGGCGGCCCCCGGGAGCGGGACCCCCAGGGggcgggctgctgctgctgcaggcggCAGGAGGAGCCACACGTAG